The Streptomonospora litoralis genome window below encodes:
- the sepX gene encoding divisome protein SepX/GlpR has protein sequence MSSSPLYLAIVVVWLIVLVPMLLRRDSAVQYEDGAEIDGDLDAELDGDLDSDLDDDSAGEVGEYLRTGEHGGASQTAETGGTDGRTAGDGARDGLNARAEGDRGDAVPGVGGDRRQPEDPDRTRILFREEAEPPEIGEDEADVAYTESAPPGPVRRPRPSRAKVIARRRRRTTGLTALLALTGVGVGTGLGPWWVLVPPAVLLLGHVFLLREAAKADAERRAAEARHRRRMAEVRRARADEARAAREAEVIELMERRNQVYDQYADAHLRAAGD, from the coding sequence ATGAGCAGCTCTCCTCTGTATCTCGCCATCGTGGTCGTCTGGCTCATCGTGCTGGTCCCGATGCTGCTGCGCCGCGACTCCGCGGTGCAGTACGAGGACGGCGCGGAGATCGACGGTGATCTGGACGCGGAGCTGGACGGCGACCTGGACTCCGATCTCGACGACGACTCCGCCGGTGAGGTCGGGGAGTACCTCCGCACCGGCGAGCACGGCGGCGCTTCACAGACCGCCGAAACGGGCGGAACGGACGGCCGCACCGCGGGCGACGGGGCGCGCGACGGGCTGAACGCACGGGCCGAAGGGGACCGCGGCGACGCGGTGCCTGGGGTTGGCGGCGACCGTCGCCAACCCGAGGACCCGGACCGTACGCGAATCCTCTTCCGGGAGGAGGCCGAGCCGCCCGAGATCGGCGAGGACGAAGCGGACGTCGCCTACACGGAGTCCGCACCGCCCGGGCCCGTACGGCGCCCGCGTCCCAGCCGAGCCAAGGTCATCGCCCGGCGCAGGCGCCGCACCACCGGCCTGACGGCGCTGCTGGCGCTGACCGGGGTCGGCGTCGGTACCGGGCTGGGGCCGTGGTGGGTCCTCGTGCCGCCGGCCGTGCTGCTGCTGGGCCACGTGTTCCTGCTGCGGGAGGCCGCCAAGGCCGACGCGGAGCGCCGGGCCGCCGAAGCGCGGCACCGCCGCCGTATGGCCGAGGTCCGGCGCGCCCGCGCCGACGAAGCGAGGGCGGCACGCGAGGCCGAGGTCATCGAGCTGATGGAGCGCCGCAACCAGGTCTACGACCAGTACGCCGACGCCCACCTGCGCGCCGCGGGCGACTGA
- a CDS encoding GNAT family N-acetyltransferase → MNRIRGWPITLGEGPVGLRPLRLRDAGALRETRIRNADWLRPWEPTHPEMPLHTSGLSPYVAMLQAIRREARHGISMPWAITYDGVFAGQLTVSAVVWGSARSAQVGYWIDSAYAGRGVTPTAVALAVDHSFFTVGLHRIEASIRPENRASRRVVEKLGFREEGLRKRQLHIDGAWRDHIGYALTTEDVPGGLLSRWRRRGGRVADSGSAAGPAPQPEWP, encoded by the coding sequence GTGAATCGGATCCGCGGCTGGCCGATCACCCTCGGGGAGGGCCCGGTCGGCCTGCGCCCGCTGCGACTGCGCGACGCCGGCGCGCTGCGCGAAACCCGCATCCGCAATGCCGACTGGCTGCGTCCCTGGGAGCCTACGCACCCCGAGATGCCGCTGCACACGTCGGGGCTGTCGCCTTACGTCGCGATGCTGCAGGCGATTCGGCGCGAGGCCCGGCACGGGATCTCCATGCCGTGGGCGATCACCTACGACGGCGTCTTCGCCGGTCAGCTCACGGTCAGCGCCGTGGTGTGGGGGTCGGCGCGTTCGGCCCAGGTGGGTTACTGGATCGACAGCGCCTACGCCGGGCGCGGCGTCACCCCCACAGCGGTGGCGCTCGCCGTCGACCACTCGTTCTTCACCGTCGGCCTGCACCGGATCGAGGCCAGCATCCGCCCGGAGAACCGGGCGAGCCGGCGCGTGGTGGAGAAGCTCGGATTCCGCGAGGAGGGGCTGCGCAAGCGCCAGCTGCACATCGACGGAGCCTGGCGCGACCACATCGGCTACGCGCTGACCACCGAGGACGTTCCCGGCGGTCTGCTCTCGCGCTGGCGTCGCCGCGGCGGCCGGGTGGCCGACTCCGGAAGTGCCGCCGGACCCGCCCCGCAACCGGAGTGGCCGTGA
- a CDS encoding MogA/MoaB family molybdenum cofactor biosynthesis protein: MSARDGAARYRVAAITASNRAAAGVYPDRSGQVLCEELGRLEGVSVEGPWVVADGPPVGEALLRALRQGCDAAVTTGGTGLNPADATPEATRPLLAYEVPGIAEALREAGRAKGVASAVLSRGLAGVAEHGGRRMLVVNLPGSSGGVRDGMAVLGPILAHAVEQLRGGDHPRTAT; encoded by the coding sequence GTGAGCGCGCGGGACGGCGCCGCCCGATACCGCGTGGCCGCCATCACCGCGTCCAACCGGGCCGCCGCCGGGGTCTACCCCGACCGCTCGGGACAGGTGCTGTGCGAGGAGCTGGGGCGCCTGGAGGGCGTCTCGGTCGAGGGGCCGTGGGTGGTCGCCGACGGCCCGCCGGTCGGCGAGGCCCTGCTGCGCGCGCTGCGCCAGGGCTGCGACGCCGCCGTCACCACCGGTGGCACCGGCCTCAACCCCGCCGACGCCACCCCGGAGGCCACACGTCCGCTGCTGGCCTACGAGGTTCCCGGCATCGCCGAGGCGCTGCGTGAGGCGGGCCGCGCCAAAGGCGTCGCCTCGGCCGTGCTCTCCCGCGGGCTGGCCGGTGTCGCCGAGCACGGCGGCCGCCGCATGCTGGTGGTCAATCTGCCCGGCTCCAGCGGCGGGGTCCGCGACGGCATGGCGGTGCTCGGCCCGATCCTCGCCCACGCCGTCGAACAGCTGCGAGGCGGCGACCATCCCCGAACGGCCACCTGA
- the moaC gene encoding cyclic pyranopterin monophosphate synthase MoaC, whose protein sequence is MSEADPAHPSGLSHLDAAGAARMVDVSAKDVSARTATATGRVLLSSETVAALRGQGVPKGDALAVARLAGIQGAKRTPDLVPLCHPIAVHGADVDLAVEDAGVRISATVRTADRTGVEMEALTCVMTAALGLVDMVKAIDPEAVVTDVRVEEKTGGKTGTWRRSR, encoded by the coding sequence ATGTCAGAGGCCGACCCCGCCCACCCTTCCGGGTTGAGCCACCTGGACGCCGCAGGCGCCGCCCGCATGGTCGACGTGTCGGCCAAGGACGTCAGCGCCCGCACGGCCACCGCCACCGGGCGGGTGCTGCTCTCGTCCGAGACTGTGGCCGCGCTGCGCGGCCAGGGGGTGCCCAAGGGCGACGCCCTGGCCGTCGCGCGGCTGGCCGGGATCCAGGGTGCCAAGCGCACCCCCGACCTGGTTCCGCTGTGCCACCCCATCGCCGTCCACGGCGCCGACGTCGACCTCGCGGTCGAGGACGCGGGCGTGCGCATCAGCGCGACCGTGCGCACCGCCGACCGCACGGGCGTGGAGATGGAGGCGCTCACCTGCGTGATGACCGCCGCGTTGGGGCTGGTGGACATGGTCAAGGCGATCGACCCCGAGGCCGTGGTCACCGATGTGCGGGTCGAGGAGAAGACCGGCGGCAAGACCGGGACCTGGAGGCGGTCGCGGTGA
- the glp gene encoding molybdotransferase-like divisome protein Glp: MKTVEQHISDVLDLVEPLEPVELDLLSAHGGVLAEPVASRVSLPQFDNSAMDGYAVAAADLAGASADEPVRLPVVADIPAGDVSAVAVRRGHCARIMTGAPLPRGADAVVPVEWTDGGRATVAVDREVRVGNAIRRSGEDVEKGATILQRGAVLGGAELAVLAAVGRGSALVHPRPRVVVLSTGAELVEPGSPVGPGQIWESNSYMLAAAALDAGCVAYRHGFTGDDPAAVLATIEDVLAQADIVLTTGGVSMGAYDVVKEVLSGSGTVRFDKVAVQPGMPQGAGTVGESGTPILTLPGNPVSAYVSFQLFVRPALRRLRGLPTDPLPAVHARLTAPVPHSPRGRRSYLRAVLQYDGGEGATPYTARPVTRQGSHQLSALAETNALVVVPESVTELAEGSVVEAVQLPATP, from the coding sequence ATGAAGACCGTCGAGCAGCACATCAGCGACGTCCTGGACCTGGTCGAGCCGCTCGAACCCGTCGAGCTGGACCTACTGAGCGCCCACGGCGGCGTGCTCGCAGAGCCCGTGGCCTCCAGGGTCTCCCTGCCGCAGTTCGACAACTCCGCCATGGACGGCTACGCGGTGGCCGCCGCCGACCTTGCCGGCGCCTCCGCCGACGAGCCGGTGCGCCTGCCCGTGGTGGCCGACATCCCCGCCGGCGACGTCTCGGCCGTCGCCGTCCGCCGCGGCCACTGCGCGCGCATCATGACCGGCGCGCCCCTGCCCCGGGGCGCCGACGCGGTCGTGCCGGTGGAGTGGACCGACGGCGGCCGCGCCACGGTGGCCGTGGACCGCGAGGTCCGCGTCGGCAACGCGATCCGCCGCTCGGGGGAGGACGTCGAGAAGGGCGCCACCATCCTGCAGCGCGGCGCAGTCCTGGGCGGAGCCGAACTCGCGGTACTGGCCGCCGTGGGGCGGGGCTCCGCGCTGGTGCACCCGCGTCCCCGTGTCGTGGTGCTGTCGACCGGGGCCGAACTGGTGGAGCCCGGATCGCCCGTCGGGCCCGGGCAGATCTGGGAGTCCAACAGCTACATGCTGGCCGCGGCGGCGCTGGACGCCGGCTGCGTCGCCTACCGCCACGGCTTCACCGGAGACGACCCCGCCGCCGTACTGGCCACCATCGAGGACGTGCTCGCCCAGGCGGACATCGTGCTGACCACCGGCGGTGTGAGCATGGGGGCCTACGACGTCGTCAAGGAGGTGCTGTCCGGATCGGGGACGGTGCGCTTCGACAAGGTCGCCGTGCAGCCGGGGATGCCGCAGGGAGCGGGCACGGTCGGGGAGTCCGGCACACCGATCCTGACACTGCCCGGCAACCCGGTCAGCGCCTACGTCTCCTTCCAGCTGTTCGTGCGGCCCGCCCTGCGACGGCTGCGCGGACTGCCGACCGACCCGCTGCCGGCCGTGCACGCGCGGCTGACGGCGCCGGTGCCGCACTCGCCGCGGGGCAGGCGCTCCTACCTGCGGGCGGTGCTGCAGTACGACGGCGGCGAGGGCGCGACCCCCTACACCGCCCGGCCCGTCACCCGGCAGGGCTCCCACCAGCTCTCCGCCCTCGCCGAGACCAACGCGCTCGTCGTGGTCCCCGAATCGGTCACCGAGCTGGCCGAGGGCAGCGTGGTCGAAGCCGTACAGCTGCCCGCGACCCCCTGA
- the galU gene encoding UTP--glucose-1-phosphate uridylyltransferase GalU, with protein MTDTEHRGPGVAKAVVPAAGLGTRFLPATKATPKEMLPIVDKPAIQYVVEEAVDAGLDDVLMVTGRSKRSIEDHFDRAYELEEALRAKSDTQRLHSVRESSELAQVHYVRQGEPRGLGHAVLCASAHVGAEPFAVLLGDDLIGRREALLKRMIQVRETYGGSVVALMEVEPEQVSLYGCAAIESTGEDDVVAVTDLVEKPAVDQAPSRWAIIGRYVCDPAVFDVLRETPPGRGGEIQLTDALLELARRKPEDGGPVHGVLFRGQRYDTGNKADYLRTVVEFACERPDLAAEFLPWLREFVDRNTADTSGAGA; from the coding sequence ATGACAGATACAGAACACCGCGGTCCCGGTGTCGCAAAGGCAGTCGTACCCGCCGCCGGACTGGGCACGCGCTTCCTCCCCGCGACCAAGGCGACCCCCAAGGAGATGCTGCCCATCGTCGACAAACCGGCGATCCAGTACGTCGTGGAGGAGGCCGTCGACGCGGGCCTGGACGATGTCCTCATGGTCACCGGCCGCTCCAAGCGCTCCATCGAGGACCACTTCGACCGCGCCTACGAACTGGAGGAGGCGCTGCGGGCCAAGAGCGACACCCAGCGCCTGCACTCCGTGCGCGAGTCCAGCGAGCTCGCCCAGGTCCACTACGTCCGCCAAGGCGAGCCGCGCGGCCTCGGCCACGCCGTGCTGTGCGCCTCCGCCCACGTCGGCGCGGAGCCCTTCGCGGTGCTGCTCGGCGACGACCTCATCGGCCGCCGCGAGGCCCTGCTCAAGCGCATGATCCAGGTGCGCGAGACCTACGGCGGCAGCGTCGTCGCCCTGATGGAGGTCGAGCCCGAACAGGTCTCCCTCTACGGCTGCGCCGCCATCGAATCCACCGGCGAGGACGACGTCGTCGCCGTCACCGACCTGGTCGAGAAGCCCGCCGTGGACCAGGCGCCCAGCCGTTGGGCGATCATCGGCCGCTACGTCTGCGACCCCGCCGTGTTCGACGTGCTGCGCGAGACTCCGCCCGGGCGCGGCGGCGAGATCCAGCTGACCGACGCCCTACTGGAGCTGGCCCGGCGCAAACCCGAAGACGGCGGCCCGGTGCACGGTGTGCTCTTCCGCGGCCAGCGCTACGACACCGGAAACAAGGCCGACTACCTTCGCACTGTGGTGGAATTCGCGTGTGAGCGACCCGACCTCGCCGCGGAGTTCCTGCCGTGGCTGCGCGAGTTCGTCGACCGCAACACCGCCGACACCTCCGGCGCGGGCGCCTGA
- a CDS encoding 5-formyltetrahydrofolate cyclo-ligase codes for MRRRIVAARRAMPEHDRVTAGSAIRDALAEVPLLTTGGTVAVYYSVGTEPDTRKLIAALWKRGTYVLLPVFLSDGELDWAAYEGPDSLEATRQGLLEPVGQRYGSGAVRRAAAVVCPALAVDRGGLRLGRGAGCYDRALSLVGPNTLTLAVIYDTELVWSVPAEPHDRPVDGVVTPETGMRLLSAR; via the coding sequence ATGCGCCGGCGCATCGTGGCGGCGCGGCGCGCGATGCCCGAGCACGACCGGGTGACCGCCGGGTCGGCGATACGCGACGCGCTGGCGGAGGTTCCGCTGCTCACTACGGGCGGCACGGTGGCCGTCTACTACTCGGTCGGCACCGAGCCCGACACGCGCAAGCTGATCGCCGCACTGTGGAAGCGCGGCACCTACGTGCTGCTGCCGGTGTTCCTTTCCGACGGCGAACTCGACTGGGCCGCCTACGAGGGGCCGGACAGCCTGGAGGCCACCCGGCAGGGCCTGCTGGAGCCGGTGGGCCAGCGCTACGGGTCCGGCGCGGTGCGGCGCGCAGCTGCCGTGGTGTGCCCGGCACTCGCCGTCGACCGCGGCGGGTTGCGGCTGGGCCGGGGAGCCGGGTGCTACGACCGTGCGCTGTCGCTGGTCGGCCCCAACACGCTCACCCTGGCGGTGATCTACGACACAGAACTGGTGTGGTCGGTACCGGCCGAGCCGCACGACCGCCCGGTGGACGGCGTGGTGACACCCGAGACGGGCATGCGCCTGCTCTCGGCGCGCTGA
- a CDS encoding FmdB family zinc ribbon protein produces MPTYQYACTECGSQMEVVQSFSDDSLTVCPECEGRLRKVYSAVGIVFKGSGFYRTDSNSSSNNSSASSSSGGSGDSGGDSAKSESAGSGSDSGSDSSGSAKSESSSSGSAETKATAGSGTSSAATGS; encoded by the coding sequence GTGCCGACGTACCAGTACGCATGCACCGAGTGCGGCTCCCAGATGGAGGTCGTGCAGAGCTTCAGCGACGATTCGCTGACCGTCTGCCCCGAGTGCGAGGGCCGGCTGCGCAAGGTGTACTCCGCGGTGGGCATCGTCTTCAAGGGCTCGGGCTTCTACCGCACCGACAGCAACTCCTCCTCGAACAACTCCTCCGCGTCCTCCTCGTCCGGCGGCAGCGGGGACTCCGGCGGCGACTCCGCGAAGAGCGAATCGGCGGGCTCCGGCTCGGACTCGGGGTCGGACTCCTCCGGCTCGGCGAAGTCCGAGTCCTCCTCCAGCGGCTCGGCTGAGACCAAGGCCACGGCCGGCTCCGGCACCTCCTCCGCGGCCACGGGCAGCTGA
- a CDS encoding M15 family metallopeptidase has translation MAYSRRHGGLAVLAVLIMALLVVPGVQTAFAPVTAPAAADSDLDKLKKKADEAKNELEKATKEYTQREEKLEDAQDKLVSTLHDLQRTELRLSKMREPLAQLGSTLYMQPNAGVLGIMTSDKLDQDLEAEAHVLKLSDDRQALLDEANGLREKQSDLASQAQELQTETQLERVELEGELEDLRAKSKESTENLTDELKNRGLDPEAYFAGAECDASVSQNAAGHPNGLLPQNSLCELPQDGESLRGDAAVDFMKMNQAYAERFGESMCLTSSYRDLSKQQSLYATKPPGMAAVPGTSNHGWGLAVDLCGGVQNQGSPQFNWLEENSTKWGWFHPQWAYSNPFEPWHWEYEAPHA, from the coding sequence ATGGCCTACTCGCGCAGACACGGTGGCCTGGCGGTGCTGGCCGTGCTCATCATGGCACTCCTCGTGGTGCCCGGTGTGCAGACGGCTTTCGCGCCGGTGACCGCTCCGGCGGCCGCCGACTCCGATTTGGACAAGCTCAAGAAGAAGGCCGACGAGGCCAAGAACGAGCTGGAGAAGGCCACCAAGGAGTACACCCAGCGCGAGGAGAAGCTGGAAGACGCCCAGGACAAGCTGGTCTCCACGCTGCACGACCTGCAGCGGACCGAACTGCGCCTGTCCAAGATGCGTGAGCCGCTGGCCCAGTTGGGAAGCACGCTGTACATGCAGCCCAACGCGGGCGTCCTCGGCATCATGACTTCCGACAAGCTCGACCAGGACCTTGAGGCCGAGGCGCACGTGCTCAAGCTTTCCGACGACCGCCAGGCGTTGCTGGACGAGGCCAACGGGCTGCGTGAAAAGCAGTCCGACCTTGCATCGCAGGCCCAGGAACTGCAGACCGAGACGCAGCTGGAGCGCGTCGAGCTGGAAGGCGAACTCGAGGACCTGCGCGCGAAGTCCAAGGAGAGCACGGAGAACCTGACCGACGAGCTGAAGAACCGCGGCCTGGACCCGGAGGCGTACTTCGCCGGCGCCGAGTGCGACGCGTCGGTATCCCAGAACGCCGCGGGCCACCCCAACGGCCTGCTGCCCCAGAACAGCCTGTGCGAGCTGCCCCAGGACGGGGAGTCCCTGCGGGGGGACGCGGCGGTCGACTTCATGAAGATGAATCAGGCCTACGCCGAGAGGTTCGGCGAGAGCATGTGCCTGACGAGTTCCTACCGCGACCTCTCCAAGCAGCAGTCGCTCTACGCCACCAAGCCGCCCGGCATGGCGGCGGTGCCCGGCACCAGCAACCACGGCTGGGGCCTTGCTGTCGACCTGTGCGGCGGCGTGCAGAACCAGGGCAGCCCGCAGTTCAACTGGCTGGAGGAGAACTCCACGAAGTGGGGCTGGTTCCATCCGCAGTGGGCGTACTCGAACCCGTTCGAGCCGTGGCACTGGGAGTACGAGGCCCCGCACGCGTAG
- a CDS encoding DoxX family protein → MGRVTAGDVAALAIRTGLGATLFAHGSQKLFGWFSGGGLDGTAGGFHGMGYRPGKPMATAAGLSETAGGAALVLGLGTPAGGAAVAGTMGVAAEMHSPNGFFNQQGGLEYPALVGLSALALVAQGPGRISLDQVTGHVLDRPWMRYAAMAAVIPAVGLVVARKKSELAKDATEREAAS, encoded by the coding sequence ATGGGACGCGTGACAGCGGGAGACGTGGCCGCTCTGGCCATCCGCACCGGACTCGGGGCGACGCTGTTCGCCCACGGCTCGCAGAAGCTCTTCGGCTGGTTCAGCGGCGGGGGGCTGGACGGCACCGCGGGCGGATTCCACGGGATGGGCTACCGCCCGGGCAAGCCGATGGCGACGGCCGCGGGGCTGAGCGAGACCGCGGGTGGCGCGGCGCTCGTCCTCGGGCTGGGCACCCCGGCCGGGGGCGCCGCCGTCGCCGGGACGATGGGCGTGGCCGCCGAGATGCATTCGCCCAACGGCTTCTTCAACCAGCAGGGCGGCCTGGAGTACCCGGCGCTGGTCGGGCTCAGCGCGCTGGCGCTGGTCGCGCAGGGACCCGGGCGCATCTCGCTGGACCAGGTCACCGGGCACGTGCTGGACCGGCCGTGGATGCGCTATGCCGCGATGGCCGCGGTGATCCCGGCCGTGGGGCTGGTGGTCGCCCGCAAGAAGAGTGAACTCGCGAAGGACGCGACCGAGCGGGAGGCCGCCTCCTGA
- a CDS encoding OmpA family protein gives MRGRGEAVLVLAAVLAVGPALVGATGAPGAADVGASGRAASISGLDAEGSVSALDLEAAVQPLQKEDVEGTTTTVTVAADVLFEFDEAEPTDVASGELADIADRLRGVSGPVQVIGHTDGPGDDAYNQRLSERRAEAVRDVLTRELGADAPEFEVSGRGSEDPVADETDDEGNDLPLGRAQNRRVEIVFDGT, from the coding sequence ATGAGGGGTCGCGGCGAAGCGGTCCTCGTCCTGGCCGCGGTGCTGGCGGTGGGCCCGGCGCTCGTCGGAGCAACCGGCGCACCCGGCGCCGCGGACGTCGGGGCGAGCGGTCGGGCCGCCTCCATCTCGGGACTGGATGCCGAAGGCTCGGTGTCGGCTCTCGACCTGGAGGCCGCGGTGCAACCGCTGCAGAAAGAGGACGTCGAGGGCACCACGACCACCGTGACCGTCGCCGCCGACGTGCTGTTCGAGTTCGACGAGGCCGAACCGACCGACGTGGCAAGCGGCGAGCTGGCCGACATCGCCGACCGGCTGCGCGGTGTCTCCGGTCCCGTGCAGGTGATCGGGCACACCGACGGTCCGGGCGACGACGCATACAACCAGCGGCTATCCGAGCGGCGAGCCGAGGCGGTGCGCGACGTCCTGACGCGAGAGCTGGGCGCCGACGCCCCCGAATTCGAGGTCAGCGGCCGGGGATCCGAGGACCCCGTGGCCGACGAGACCGACGACGAGGGCAACGACCTGCCCTTGGGGCGGGCACAGAACCGCCGCGTGGAGATCGTCTTCGACGGCACTTGA
- the rnhA gene encoding ribonuclease HI, whose product MRTSGEQAGPEQSVRIHTDGACAGNPGPGGWGVVLRYGEYAKELYGGEARTTNNRMELMAAIMALEALKRPLRVVLHTDSTYVRNGITSWIHGWKRAGWLTRAKQPVKNADLWRRLDTAANRHEIEWQWVRGHSGDSGNERADALACRGRDEARKG is encoded by the coding sequence GTGCGAACGAGCGGAGAGCAGGCCGGCCCGGAGCAGTCGGTGCGGATCCACACCGACGGCGCGTGCGCGGGAAACCCCGGCCCGGGCGGGTGGGGCGTCGTGCTGCGCTACGGCGAGTACGCCAAGGAGCTCTACGGCGGTGAAGCCCGGACCACCAACAACCGCATGGAGCTGATGGCGGCCATCATGGCGCTGGAGGCGCTCAAGCGCCCGCTGCGGGTGGTTCTGCACACCGACAGCACCTACGTGCGCAACGGCATCACGTCCTGGATCCACGGATGGAAGCGCGCCGGGTGGTTGACCCGTGCCAAGCAGCCGGTCAAGAACGCCGACCTGTGGCGGCGCCTGGACACCGCCGCGAACCGCCACGAGATCGAGTGGCAGTGGGTCCGCGGGCACAGCGGGGACAGCGGCAACGAGCGCGCCGACGCGCTGGCCTGCCGGGGGAGGGACGAGGCGCGCAAGGGGTGA
- a CDS encoding DUF817 domain-containing protein, which translates to MAAETPSSAPAPGAGPRPAAAADWFSPPQLLRFAWQEALSCLFAVCLLAGLAVSSLAPLPIARYDALLLYGIALTAVFWATRLETGAEALAAAGFHVVGLVFELVKVHMGSWSYPEEAVTKFGGVPLYSGFLYAAVGSYVCQAWRRLDLEFTGYRRLATALVAGAIYVNFLTHHWLPDVRVLLAVAMVAATWGVMVRFTVGGVRYRMPLALSFVLIGFFLWVAENIATFLGAWEYPHQADVWHLVHPAKFGAWALLVTVACVIVATWKYSGRGRAAAA; encoded by the coding sequence ATGGCGGCCGAGACTCCCTCGTCCGCGCCCGCCCCCGGTGCGGGGCCGCGTCCCGCCGCGGCCGCCGACTGGTTCTCCCCGCCCCAGCTGCTCCGCTTCGCCTGGCAGGAGGCGCTGTCGTGCCTGTTCGCGGTGTGCCTGCTGGCCGGGCTCGCGGTGTCCTCCCTTGCGCCGCTGCCGATCGCCCGCTACGACGCGCTGCTGCTCTACGGCATCGCCCTGACCGCGGTCTTCTGGGCCACCCGGCTGGAGACCGGCGCGGAGGCGCTCGCGGCCGCCGGATTCCACGTCGTGGGGCTGGTGTTCGAGCTGGTCAAGGTGCACATGGGGTCGTGGAGCTACCCGGAGGAGGCGGTCACGAAGTTCGGCGGTGTACCGCTGTACAGCGGGTTCCTCTATGCCGCCGTAGGCAGCTACGTCTGCCAGGCGTGGCGGCGGCTGGACCTGGAGTTCACCGGCTACCGCAGGCTGGCCACGGCGCTCGTCGCGGGCGCGATCTACGTCAACTTCCTCACCCACCACTGGCTGCCGGACGTGCGCGTCCTGCTGGCGGTCGCCATGGTGGCGGCCACCTGGGGAGTCATGGTCCGCTTCACCGTGGGCGGGGTGCGCTACCGCATGCCGCTGGCGCTGTCGTTCGTACTCATCGGCTTCTTCCTGTGGGTGGCGGAGAACATCGCGACCTTCCTGGGCGCGTGGGAGTATCCCCACCAGGCCGACGTGTGGCACCTGGTACACCCGGCGAAGTTCGGCGCCTGGGCGCTGCTGGTGACCGTCGCCTGCGTCATAGTCGCGACCTGGAAGTACAGCGGCCGGGGGCGGGCAGCGGCGGCGTGA
- a CDS encoding sulfotransferase family protein: MGGDSPVDGWPSSAERMIIILGCPRSGTTLLQLMLHAHPRIAIPPETRFTLDVYRRRAEFGDLREAANRRRLAEAITGPRNTRYRDLKLDPQETTAAIVDGPPTVGSAVGTVFRQYAHRFGKQRWGDKRPGYYQGIEELARMFPNAQFVHLIRDGRDCVGSLKQMPWYKLDSYHAVSTWAESIDYGRSAARRLGPGTFYELRYEDLVADPPRELSALCEFLGEEFDPVMCEPRRVAKSAVPKFKTWHQNTRRDVNAASSGSWQQRLEPWEAALAETVLGGRLKANGYELSGAPRASAGHLARYAKVSTKRRLAHRKRTWRDRLRRLRESDSDVAVVTSDSGAERGGSPAGTDS; this comes from the coding sequence ATGGGCGGTGACTCACCCGTGGACGGCTGGCCATCCTCCGCCGAGCGGATGATCATCATCCTGGGGTGCCCGAGGTCGGGCACCACCCTGCTGCAGCTGATGCTGCACGCGCACCCGCGGATCGCCATACCGCCGGAGACGCGGTTCACGCTGGACGTCTACCGCCGCCGCGCGGAGTTCGGCGACCTGCGCGAGGCCGCGAACCGGCGCCGGCTCGCCGAGGCGATCACGGGCCCGCGCAACACCCGCTACCGCGATCTGAAGCTGGACCCGCAGGAGACGACGGCCGCCATCGTCGACGGACCGCCCACCGTGGGCTCCGCGGTGGGCACGGTTTTCCGCCAGTACGCGCACCGGTTCGGCAAGCAGCGCTGGGGCGATAAGCGGCCGGGCTACTACCAGGGGATCGAGGAGCTCGCGCGGATGTTCCCCAACGCGCAGTTCGTCCACCTCATCCGCGACGGGCGCGACTGCGTCGGCTCGCTCAAGCAGATGCCGTGGTACAAGCTGGACAGCTACCACGCGGTCTCCACCTGGGCGGAGTCGATCGACTACGGCCGCTCCGCGGCCCGCCGCCTGGGGCCCGGCACCTTCTACGAGCTTCGCTACGAGGATCTGGTCGCCGACCCCCCGCGCGAGCTCTCCGCGCTGTGCGAGTTCCTCGGCGAGGAGTTCGACCCGGTGATGTGCGAGCCGCGCCGCGTGGCCAAGAGCGCCGTGCCCAAGTTCAAGACGTGGCACCAGAACACCCGCCGCGACGTCAACGCCGCCAGCTCGGGCTCCTGGCAGCAGCGGCTGGAACCGTGGGAGGCCGCGCTCGCCGAGACGGTGCTGGGCGGGCGGCTGAAGGCGAACGGCTACGAGTTGTCGGGGGCGCCGCGCGCGTCAGCCGGGCACTTGGCGCGCTACGCGAAGGTGAGCACGAAGCGGCGGCTCGCCCACCGCAAACGCACCTGGCGGGACCGGCTGCGGCGGTTGCGCGAGTCCGACTCCGACGTCGCCGTCGTGACCTCCGACTCCGGCGCCGAGCGCGGCGGGTCGCCGGCGGGCACCGACTCCTGA